The Anopheles maculipalpis chromosome 3RL, idAnoMacuDA_375_x, whole genome shotgun sequence genomic sequence TCCTCTCACCTTGTAATTATCGAACCCGGCCAGATGCTCCTTGGTCAGGTAGGCGTCACTCATGGTAAACTAgttgcacgcacgcacgcacgttaACGTTAGCAGGgagttaattaaaaaatcgtgCTTCACAATCAGCAACTTTTTTCCCTGGACCCGGTTTCGAACTCCCTTATTCTCTCCTTTGCACTTCAAAAGTTGGAAACAACACTCACTACCCGAATTCACGGCCGCGATTGCCTGTGTGGAGTGCGTGGCCGCGAGGTGCCAAATAATCGCTGCTGGTCAGCCCAGTTTTGCCGGCTGAACGCGCCGCGATGATCGATATACACTCGTTGGTACACGCTTACACACCGCACACGCTTCAACACCGTCCCGGCAAGTTACACATCGCAACCCGCGCTTCGGATGGATTTAGGTGGCCACTGGACGGGAACGGGGAAAAAACGCGGCCAATGTGGTGCGTACGCGAAAACCAGACAGCATGCaaattgtttcgatttttttctttcttttccaaccACCCTCCGAGACGGTTTTCTATTGTGTGCTTTCCTTCTTTGCGCTGTGCGTTGTTTGGGGGACGGCTAAGGATTgttctgacagctgtcaaaccgATGTTGGGCGGTAGTGTGCGTGCAGGCGTGCATTTATGATGGATTGTAGGAAATTTAGTATTTCATGGCTAGAATTGATAAACTTGTTAagatataatttaatttatttcaaatcacTTCGATTCGCTTAGATTTTAATAgcgatttaaaaaatccattgAAGGTCGATTTTTTCCACCGCCGCTTGATGTCACCGGTTTGTTTACATCGAACtgtcaaaacagaaaacacacgTGCGGCACATTtcgcaggagcagcagcacaacagcGATgcagataattaaaaaattggtGTAAAAATACCGAAAAAGGCACGTATTTACGATGGTTAAATCAATAGTTAAAATGCCGCTCGTTGCGGATAAGAAGCTGGGATTGAAATCGCAGGTTGCAAAGTTCCGCAAGTACACAAAGCATCCGGAAAATTACTTGAAGTAAGTTCAGCTTTGCTTAAACATCGTCGTTTGCCGGATAAgagtaaacatttttattaatataTTATTGCTACAGGTTACAGAAACCGCTAGCTAAAAAGCTAAGATTGTTAGTCAAAGAAATATACGACCATGGAACGAAGAACCCGATCGTGGCGCACGAACAACCACTCCCGTACCTTGACGAGCTCGTCACGGAAAAAATGGATGATGAGCAAATATGGCAGCAGCTAGAGCTCAAGAATGACCATTTTATCGATCAGGATCTGAAGCAGTTTTTGGACGTTGTATCGAAGAACGAAAAACGTTTGCAACTTGCGTACAGTACGAAAGCCCCTTCACAGCATGGATCTGAGGAAGGTTCCGGCGAAGAGATGTCCGATGAATTGGACGAAGAAAACGGGATTGGTGGAGATGAAATGGATTCCGAGCAAGAGAACGCgccaaatggaaatggaatggaTTCGGAAGAGGAAACAATGGtgaagaaagcaaagaaacagaaaaagaaggaaaagaaacaatccAAGGGCAAGAAATCGGTAGTGGACGATCGTTTCTTCAAGCTGGATGATATGGCTAGGTTCTTGGATGAGGAAGATGAACGTGAAAGGCGCAAGCAGTATGGATTGGCAGAGAAAAACCCGCTCATTGAGATTGATTATTTTGATGAGCAAACTGGACAGGTAGTGCTTTTAGTCCCTTTCGGACTGGAAGTGTTCTAGAAATTATAATCATTTGTTTCCCTTTATTGCAcaggacgatgacgatggagCTGAAATGAAATATGCCGATTTCttcgatgatgaagatgatagTGAAGACGATGAGAATGAAGATGAAGaccaagacgaagaagaagatgcgGAAGAGGAGACTATTGAAGAAGAAGCTGACGAGGACGAGGAACAgaataaaagcaacaaggaACCAAACCAGGACGAGAATGATCTCTCCGATGAAGCAGAAGTTGAACGCAATCGAAGGCTACGATTCGAAATCTACAAAGGAGATGGAGATTTTCCGACGTCGATGGAGGAAAGTCCTGCAAAGAAGACGATAATTGATCAACCCGAGTCGAGTGCTAGCGAAAGTGAGGACGAGAAAAATGAAGACAAAACCAATGGGCCCAAATCCTCGTACGAACTTCGGCAGGAAAGGCTCAAGGAGAAGATAACACAAATGGAATCGAAGTTGCTAAAGGAAAAACCGTGGCAGCTAAAGGGTGAAATATCGGCTGAAACACGACCGAAAAACTCGCTGCTCGAGGAGATTCTAGAGTACGAGCATACAACCCGTCCGGCGCCGGTGATAACGGAGGAAACGACGATGCGATTGGAAGATATCATTAAGCAGCGCATACGCAACAAAGCCTTTGATGATGTGGAGCGGAAGATACGTCCACCGGATAACCCTCGCGAGTACCGGAAGCAGCTGGTACTGGATGGGGAGAAGAGTAAGGAATCCTTGGCCAAGGTGTACGAACAGGATTATTTGAAACAGCTCGAGAAAGCGAATCCCGATGccgatggtaagttaatgaagaatttttttttttagattttcgattttgatgataaatttaATACGTAATCTCAATTAGTTCAAGCGaacgaggaggaagaggaaccGAAAGAGCATAAAGAAATTCGCCAGATGATGAAAGCTGTTCTTGCCCAGCTGGACGCCCTCTCGAACTTCCACTACACACCACGCCCGGCCGCACCGGACCTAAAGATTCTTACCAACACGCCTGCCATCAGCATGGAAGAGGTGGCACCGGTCGCGACGAGCGATGCAAATCTACTGGCACCTGAGGAAGTACACCGACGGCCAAagggtgacgtcatgtccaaGGAGGAACGCACCAAGACGGATCAGAACCGCGAACGCCGGTTGAAGAAACGCTTCCAGCAGACAAAGTTCCGCCGGGAAGCGGAACGAGAGCAGAAACAGCTCGAAAAGGCTGGAAGCAGCAGCTCCAAGCAGAACCGGGCACTGCAAACGTCTCTACTAAAGAAGGTgacgaaagcgaaaaatgtacaacaaatGGTGGAAACATCGTCCGGACCGGCCAAGTCTTCCAGTGCGTTCTTCTCGCAGCTGCAGGATGAGGTTCGTTCGCAGGTTAAGGCGAAGACAGATGGCacggtgaaaaagaaaaagaaaaatacggaCAATTTTATAGCCAGCAGCTTGAAGCTGTGAGCAAAACGTGTACAGAGGTACAGAAGATCAATAAACGGAAATCTTGTTtcttaagcaaacaaactagcaAAAGCTAATTATATTCTTTTCCTCATATCAATCGTTTTGCCTCACATCCTAAACACTGTAAACCATACCATAACGTTATGTCTTAATATGACCGAAtggttatttttaaatgtccGCCTGCATTTGCGTGTCGCTGAGGAGAATCTTTTCACCTGGTTTGAATGCAGGCATACCCAAATAGGGACAGGTCGCACAACGGAATGCATCTCCTAAATAGCACTGTAAATAcatcaattaaaaaagaatatGTTGTAATGACTCCGTAGAACAAACGAACGCATTCTTTCGACTTACACTTCCACAGGAGGATTTGGTTGTCGTGTCGACAAGTGCTTTGCCTTTCGCTTCTGCATCCAGTTCTTCCGCTAGCCCACATGAACAATCTTTGCAGGCCTTTCTCTTACCGGTTGTACCACAAACTAAAACGGAATGATAATTATGTTTGTAATCAggtaatatttcaattttctaatTACTACACATGATGAacttttggacaaaaattaaGATGATATAGATAGATATGGAATGATCATTCTACCAaagtttgttaattttatatttagtaGAAGTATCGATCTCAGCTTTTTGAAAAGTGGAAATGAAGGTAGTCTTATATTATTGGAAAACACCGTAACTTTGAACTTACCTCGAAGCGATTCGGCCGACGGTTTGGCTTTATCTTCCTCATCCAGTAGTTCCTCATCATCGATACGTTCTtcctcctcatcatcgtccagCTTCCATACGGCAGCGACCTTCGATTTGTTCGCAAAGGACAGCTTCGATTTTGAACCAACTTCGTAGTCGGGTTTCTCACCGATGTACACTGCAAGCACAAATGAGGAACACCACGTACAAAACCATATCACAACCATTTCGTGGTTATGTGATAATGACTCCACTCTTTTTAGCTAAAGATCGTTTATCGTTTACCATTATTGTCCGATGCCACAATGTTGATAAATCCCGCCAGCAGTAGATTAGAACGTGCCTGCTCAACACTCGCTGCTGAATCATCCCGGAATACAACTTTACCCTTGGGCTTCAGCAACTTTACCAGCAGCGTTACAAGTTTTGTGTTTGAGGTAGATACTTGTGCCAGAATTACATCAAATTGTGAATTTCCATATTCGGCTTGGGTGAGGAGAAATGGGGGAGAAACAGATCAATGCAAAGTTTGTGCAAGCAGTAGAGCGCGCACATAGAAATTACGTTCCAGAACTTACCAAGCTGCAGACGGTCAACATTTTCCACATTCACCTGCACATTGGGAATGGATTTGATTTCGTTCACTTCCTTTTCGATTTCTGGCCCAACGCTACCGCTCCACAGGTAAAGGACGTGATTATTTTCCTGTACAAAATTCATCTTTCGGAGCGTTTGCAAGTGCAAATTGTGCTTCTCTTGTTCTTGAATGGAATCAACAATAATTCGTCGTTCGAcgatatttttgacatttacAGCAAGATCGATCGACGAACGAAGTACAATCGATTAGTTTCATCGAGACATTTGAAatcattgttattttttcatgttttacatATAATTCAAATCGTAATTTTGAAAGATTTGATCatcaaaaaaaatctgatttttttaagaaatacATTACGTTTATTTCCtcattttttctgattttcgaATTTCTCAAACCTCTACACGTTTAATCGATTTTCAACCCCTTTCTTTTGACAGCTGCATTTTCACGTGGGgtaaccttttttctttcaacgtCGCTCGATAGCAAAACAGAGTGTGTGCCGGAGTGTCGTACGATGGATTTCTAGCTGCGTGCAAAAGCACCGTCCACCGTCTGTACGATTTGTTGCTACCCGAGGAAGGCATAAAATGCTCCCAGTGTGTTGGCCCACCCAGTGTAATGCATAAATTCCTCGCCAACGGGCGATTATGGTGCGACCTAGTGCGTCAAACCGGGCCCAGAATAAGCGGTCGTCCTCCGTTTGCTTTCTGCACTCGGCTGGTAAGTAGAATGGGGATGAGAGTGCGCCGTGCGTgatgttgttttgattgtgtAATCAATCGATGAGCCCTTCTTCTCGTGTGACGAAATTACCTTGAGCAAGGTTTTGGCCACTATTttgaagtcttttttttttgtttgtgtttatgtctatatttattttcctaacAGGACACCACTGGCACAACATCGAGTGCGGTACACCTGTGTGCTATCCGAGAGCGACATAGCGGAAGCAATGACACCGATTCCGCACAGTTTAGTAGCGATGCAACAAAAACGTCTCCAGTGCATCGGCCGGTGGCCATACCATTGGCTGTCCCACTGTCCGTAGTACCGCCGGTAGTGGACGCGAAAGCGTTAGTTAGTGAAATTAGTAAATCGGTTGGATTGCCGGCGGGAAGTACGTTTAGGAAAAGTGGGAAAATTTTCAGTGAAGATGGCACGAAGGAACCCGTGGTTGCCTCCGTAACGTCACTTCCTGGCTTTAGTCGGTTGATTTATCACTATCTAATGTTATCCAAGATCCGCTTGACGTGTAAGTGAGCAATTGTAAATGCAATGTACATCGTAGTAATGCACACACTGCTATCATTTCAGCCCTTGTGGTGTTGACCGCGATGGCCGGATATGCGATGGCACCGGGATCGTTCGAGCTGGGAACGTTTCTGCTTTGTTCCGCCGGTACGACACTCGTTTCCGGCGCGGCAAATTCCATCAATCAGGTCATTGAAACTTCGTTCGATGCACAAATGGCCCGCACGCGCAATCGTGTCCTCGTCAAAGGATATCTTTCGTAAGTATAAACGTTTTTGACAAATGTTTCAAATCATCAATCAATCTTTGCTCTCTTGCAGACGAATGCACGCGGTCGGCTTTGCGCTCGGTGCTAGTACGGTCGGATGCAGTATGCTATACTTTGGAGTGAACGAAATGACGGCATTACTGGGCGCCGCCAACCTTATACTTTACACCAGCATCTACACCCCAATGAAACGGTACAGTATTTTAAACACGTGGGTCGGATCGGTTGTCGGTGCTATTCCACCGCTAATGGGTTGGGCAGCTTGTACCGGCGGAGATCTCGGTGCCGGTGCGTGGATACTGGCCGGCTTGCTGTACTGTTGGCAGTTTCCCCACTTCAATGCACTGTCGTGGAATATTCGACCGGAATACCTGAAAGCTGGCTACAAAATGATGGCCAATTCCCATCCGGCCCTCTGTACACGTGTTTCGCTACGACATACCGGTTTTATTGCGGGTCTTTCCCTGCTTGCCCCTGTACTGGACGTCACGAACGTTTGGTTCGCACTGGAAACACTTCCACTGAATGCTTACTTTGCGTACCTTGCTTACGATTTCCATCAGAAAGCGGATAGCAAAAGCTCCCGCAAGTTGTTCCGCTTTTCGCTGCTACATTTGCCACTGCTGATGGCATTGTTTCTGCTGAACAAAAAGCATTGGCTGTTTAGGGAGGATGGTAAGAATGAGATGGTGGAACTGGATGGTGCCATGCCGacgggtgtgtttgtgagtggaAGTGGCGAGAAAGGCGAGGATGGTAGTGAATACCTGGTACCAAATATTGTGGCAGACATTGGTGCATCGACACCGTCCCCCGGAAGCATCAAGGCGATCGAGGATAGTTTACTATCGAACGTGGCCACTGTACTTCCTACGGCAGGCAAACAAAAGCTTTGAGCGAACGAAAGAGATGCGATTGTACAAAGGAAGCTAGATTTACGAAGTGATATAGTATCAATGATCAATAAAATGCCGTGAGAAAGGAAAACGGTTGTCTAAATTTTCAGTATTGAACAAAGTTCAATAAAGTACGAAATGGTAAAATTGTCGTCCACGCGACTCTTCGTAATTCAAATTTTGTTGCATTGCGCACAGTGTGCGGGTAGCCATGCGACATTAGCATTTTATATTATACTTTATTCTTTCTCTAAaattaagtttttgttttacaatgaAGAAGCAATATAACAAGTTACTGTcagccaaaaaaaaccatgcAATAAGTGCAGGCAAATCTATAAACACGAACTTATATTGCTCGATCAATGATATCTAGCACCAGCTATAAACCATACCCGATGTAAAACTCTTTTTTAGGTTAGAAAACAAATTAGTTTTTAATTCAGTGGCTCAGGAATACTAATTAGCTTTTCGTCAAAccagatgaaaataaaataaacaattaattttctaaattGCAATTATATTTTCTCCACACTGGTGCAGTCAGCGTCCACTATCCAAATGTTGTTGCCGAATGGGAAACGTCAATGTAAACGCCTTCGAAAGAATAATAGAAGCGTAGTGCGTGTGTATTTCTCTTTGCAAAAAGTGTAAACTAAGTAAAGTTTTATTCATTGTATATAGTAAGGATATTCCCGGTCGGCAGTATTGCCGCCTTTACAGTAGTTGAAACTTTATAGTCAGTACCCGCGgtagaaaaaaagattattcACTGCCGGTACAATCTCTGGTAAAAGCTTTGTATTTACCCCAAGCGCGAGTGTAATCCCTAGCTATGGCCGATCCGCTCAGTTTGCTGCGTCAATATAATATCAACAAGAAAGAAATCATCGAACGCGATGGTCAGATCATATTTGGTGAATTCAGCTGGCCGAAAAACGTAAAAACCAACTATCTCAAATATGGGTAAGCTTCGTGGGTGTGGAATGTCGCACTCTTCCCCGTTCTAGCACGCCCTCTCTGTTTGTTTACAGTTCCGGAAAGAAGGGTGCACCGAAAGAGTACTACACGCTCGAGTGTTTGCTGTACATACTTAAAAATGTTGGGCTGCAGCATTCGGTGTACGTTCGGCAGGCCGCCGCCGAGGATATACCGGCCGTCAACCGACCGGATCGTAAGGAGCTGCTGCAGTATCTTAATGGCGAAACGAACACCTGTGCAAGTATCGACAAAAGTGCCCCGTTGGAAATTCCGACGCAAATTAAACGGCCGGCCGAATCGGACGGACTGGACAGTTTGGCAAAGAAAGCTCGGTACGAGGACACACAGGTGCAGAAGGTGAAGGAACAGCTGGCGGCACGGTTAGATGTGAACAAGAAGGAAG encodes the following:
- the LOC126565266 gene encoding anamorsin homolog, with the translated sequence MNFVQENNHVLYLWSGSVGPEIEKEVNEIKSIPNVQVNVENVDRLQLAEYGNSQFDVILAQVSTSNTKLVTLLVKLLKPKGKVVFRDDSAASVEQARSNLLLAGFINIVASDNNVYIGEKPDYEVGSKSKLSFANKSKVAAVWKLDDDEEEERIDDEELLDEEDKAKPSAESLRVCGTTGKRKACKDCSCGLAEELDAEAKGKALVDTTTKSSCGSCYLGDAFRCATCPYLGMPAFKPGEKILLSDTQMQADI
- the LOC126564220 gene encoding U3 small nucleolar ribonucleoprotein protein MPP10, which encodes MVKSIVKMPLVADKKLGLKSQVAKFRKYTKHPENYLKLQKPLAKKLRLLVKEIYDHGTKNPIVAHEQPLPYLDELVTEKMDDEQIWQQLELKNDHFIDQDLKQFLDVVSKNEKRLQLAYSTKAPSQHGSEEGSGEEMSDELDEENGIGGDEMDSEQENAPNGNGMDSEEETMVKKAKKQKKKEKKQSKGKKSVVDDRFFKLDDMARFLDEEDERERRKQYGLAEKNPLIEIDYFDEQTGQDDDDGAEMKYADFFDDEDDSEDDENEDEDQDEEEDAEEETIEEEADEDEEQNKSNKEPNQDENDLSDEAEVERNRRLRFEIYKGDGDFPTSMEESPAKKTIIDQPESSASESEDEKNEDKTNGPKSSYELRQERLKEKITQMESKLLKEKPWQLKGEISAETRPKNSLLEEILEYEHTTRPAPVITEETTMRLEDIIKQRIRNKAFDDVERKIRPPDNPREYRKQLVLDGEKSKESLAKVYEQDYLKQLEKANPDADVQANEEEEEPKEHKEIRQMMKAVLAQLDALSNFHYTPRPAAPDLKILTNTPAISMEEVAPVATSDANLLAPEEVHRRPKGDVMSKEERTKTDQNRERRLKKRFQQTKFRREAEREQKQLEKAGSSSSKQNRALQTSLLKKVTKAKNVQQMVETSSGPAKSSSAFFSQLQDEVRSQVKAKTDGTVKKKKKNTDNFIASSLKL
- the LOC126564550 gene encoding protoheme IX farnesyltransferase, mitochondrial, producing the protein MHKFLANGRLWCDLVRQTGPRISGRPPFAFCTRLDTTGTTSSAVHLCAIRERHSGSNDTDSAQFSSDATKTSPVHRPVAIPLAVPLSVVPPVVDAKALVSEISKSVGLPAGSTFRKSGKIFSEDGTKEPVVASVTSLPGFSRLIYHYLMLSKIRLTSLVVLTAMAGYAMAPGSFELGTFLLCSAGTTLVSGAANSINQVIETSFDAQMARTRNRVLVKGYLSRMHAVGFALGASTVGCSMLYFGVNEMTALLGAANLILYTSIYTPMKRYSILNTWVGSVVGAIPPLMGWAACTGGDLGAGAWILAGLLYCWQFPHFNALSWNIRPEYLKAGYKMMANSHPALCTRVSLRHTGFIAGLSLLAPVLDVTNVWFALETLPLNAYFAYLAYDFHQKADSKSSRKLFRFSLLHLPLLMALFLLNKKHWLFREDGKNEMVELDGAMPTGVFVSGSGEKGEDGSEYLVPNIVADIGASTPSPGSIKAIEDSLLSNVATVLPTAGKQKL